The Lemur catta isolate mLemCat1 chromosome X, mLemCat1.pri, whole genome shotgun sequence genome has a window encoding:
- the HSD17B10 gene encoding 3-hydroxyacyl-CoA dehydrogenase type-2, with amino-acid sequence MAAACRSVKGLVAVITGGASGLGLATAERLVGQGASAVLLDLPSSAGEAQAQKLGKSCVFAPADVTSEKDVQAALTLAKEKFGRVDVAVNCAGIAVAIKTYNLKKSQAHTLEDFQRVLNVNLMGTFNVIRLVAGEMGQNEPDQGGQRGVIISTASVAAFEGQVGQAAYSASKGGIVGMTLPIARDLAPIGIRVMTIAPGLFGTPLLTTLPEKVRNFLASQVPFPNRLGDPAEYAHLVQAIIENPFLNGEVIRLDGAIRLQP; translated from the exons ATGGCTGCGGCGTGTCGGAGCGTGAAG GGCTTGGTCGCAGTAATAACCGGAGGGGCctcaggcctgggcctggccacAGCGGAGCgactggtggggcagggggccTCTGCTGTGCTTCTGGACCTGCCCAGCTCGGCTGGGGAGGCCCAAGCCCAGAAGTTAGGAAAGAGCTGTGTCTTCGCGCCAGCCGAT GTGACCTCTGAGAAGGATGTGCAGGCAGCCCTGActctagcaaaagaaaaatttggccGTGTGGATGTGGCTGTCAACTGTGCAGGTATTGCAGTGGCCATCAAAACATACAACTTAAAGAAGAGCCAGGCCCATACCTTGGAGGACTTTCAGCGAGTTCTCAAT GTGAATCTCATGGGTACCTTCAATGTGATCCGCCTAGTGGCTGGTGAGATGGGCCAGAATGAACCAGACCAGGGAGGCCAACGTGGGGTCATCATCAGCACTGCCAGTGTGGCTGCCTTTGAAGGCCAG GTTGGACAAGCTGCATACTCTGCTTCCAAGGGGGGCATAGTGGGCATGACACTGCCTATTGCTCGAGATCTGGCTCCCATAGGCATTCGGGTGATGACCATTGCTCCAG GCCTATTTGGCACCCCTCTGCTGACCACCCTCCCAGAGAAGGTACGCAACTTCTTGGCCAGCCAGGTTCCCTTCCCCAACCGACTGGGTGACCCTGCTGAGTATGCTCACCTGGTACAGGCCATCATCGAGAACCCATTCCTCAATGGAGAAGTCATCCGGCTGGATGGGGCCATCCGCTTGCAACCTtga
- the RIBC1 gene encoding RIB43A-like with coiled-coils protein 1: MYRVDLTLNPKEVAAIEARRNREMERQRRFFNVRDRVMGVDVEALNKQVEERKLREATERSIEAAYGTNQVHCDLVAQMLEEEQAKQTRRLARKVQDFWEKKQQLKNRHEFDLWDSDQLWKDFPAHLSKNDSHYGPASLQRFSGEDPERATYLRRQQEQFRYGLERQLQEHQQARLDEKHADMLSDQLSLAVDMQATKLAKLEESCCTAMMSTMVNVNKAQVAELAERQHHEHEREQAANFMEIQNQIKSDLLTENPQVAQRRMAPHRVLPYCWKGMTPEQLAAIRRVQEVQRFEKEAQHQTEQALDAEWERQSLLAAQAALKLEEQERELCAEFRRGLASFNQQLAKEQKSQQNYLNSMIYTNQPTAQYYQKFNNSSR, translated from the exons ATGTATAGGGTGGACCTGACATTAAATCCCAAGGAGGTAGCAGCCATCGAGGCTAGAAGAAATCGAGAAATGGAGCGACAAAGACGATTCTTCAATGTGCGAGACCGAGTTATGGGG GTGGATGTCGAAGCCCTGAACAAACAGGTGGAAGAGCGAAAGCTTCGGGAGGCAACAGAGCGGAGCATAGAGGCAGCTTATG GTACCAACCAGGTGCACTGTGACCTGGTAGCCCAGATGCTAGAGGAAGAACAGGCAAAACAGACACGCCGGCTGGCCAGGAAAGTCCAGGACTTTTGGGAGAAGAAGCAGCAGCTCAAGAACAGGCATGAATTTGACCTTTGGGATTCAGACCAACTCTGGAAGGATTTTCCAGCCCATCTCAGTAAAAATGATTCTCACTATGGCCCAGCCAGCCTTCAGCGCTTCTCTGGGGAGGACCCAGAGAGGGCCACGTACCTGAGAAGACAGCAGGAGCAGTTCAGGTATGGCCTGGAGAGGCAGCTACAGGAGCACCAGCAAGCCAGGCTCGATGAGAAGCATGCAG ATATGCTCAGTGACCAGCTGAGCCTAGCCGTGGACATGCAGGCCACCAAGCTGGCCAAACTGGAGGAGTCCTGTTGCACAGCCATGATGTCTACCATGGTCAATGTCAACAAAGCCCAG GTAGCTGAGCTGGCTGAGCGGCAGCACCATGAGCATGAGCGTGAACAGGCAGCCAACTTCATGGAGATCCAGAACCAGATCAAGAGTGACCTGCTGACTGAGAACCCTCAGGTTGCCCAACGTCGTATGGCTCCCCACCGGGTCCTGCCCTATTGCTGGAAGGGCATGACTCCAGAGCAGCTAGCTGCCATCAGGAGAGTCCAGGAGGTGCAACGCTTTGAGAAGGAGGCACAGCACCAGACAGAACAAGCACTGGATGCCGAATGGGAAAGGCAGAGCCTGCTCGCAGCCCAGGCAGCGCTGAAGCTAGAAGAGCAGGAGAGGGAATTGTGTGCCGAATTTCGGAGGGGGCTAGCCTCCTTCAACCAGCAGCTGGCTAAGGAGCAAAAATCCCA GCAGAATTATCTGAATTCAATGATCTACACCAATCAACCTACAGCCCAATATTACCAAAAGTTCAACAACAGCAGCCGCTGA